A genomic segment from Macrobrachium rosenbergii isolate ZJJX-2024 chromosome 58, ASM4041242v1, whole genome shotgun sequence encodes:
- the LOC136837191 gene encoding uncharacterized protein, with the protein MIKPSQDGFIRKDDGGGEEDPNTDLEIFYASRNSDLEIFYASTNTDLEIFYASRNSGLEIFYASRNNDLEIFYASRNSDLEIFYASRNTDLEVFYASRNSGLQIFYASRNTDLEIFYASRNSDLEIFCASRNSDLEIFYASRNTDFEIFYASRNSGLEIFYASKNTDLEIFYASRNSYLEIFYASRNKIFYASRNTDLEIFYASTNSGLEIFYASRNSGLEIFYASRNNDLEIFYASRNSDLEIFYASGNTELEVFYASRNSGLQIFYASRNTDLEIFYASRNSDLEIFCASRNSDLEIFYASRNTDFEIFYASRNSGLEIFYASKNTDLEIFYASRNSYLEIFYASRNSDLEIFYAS; encoded by the exons AAACACTGATTTGGAGATTTTCTATGCATCTAGAAACAGCGATTTAGAGATTTTCTATGCATCTACAAACACTGATTTGGAGATTTTCTATGCATCCAGAAACAGTGGTTTAGAGATTTTCTATGCATCTAGAAACAATGATTTGGAGATTTTCTATGCATCTAGAAACAGTGATTTAGAGATTTTCTATGCATCTAGAAACACTGATTTGGAGGTTTTCTATGCATCTAGAAACAGTGGTTTACAGATTTTCTATGCATCAAGAAACACTGATTTAGAGATTTTCTATGCATCTAGAAACAGTGATTTAGAGATTTTCTGTGCATCTAGAAACAGTGATTTAGAGATTTTCTATGCATCTAGAAACACTGATTTTGAGATTTTCTATGCATCTAGAAACAGTGGTTTAGAGATTTTCTATGCATCTAAAAACACTGATTTGGAGATTTTCTACGCATCTAGAAACAGTTATTTAGAGATTTTCTATGCATCTAGAAACA AGATTTTCTATGCATCTAGAAACACTGATTTGGAGATTTTCTATGCATCTACAAACAGTGGTTTAGAGATTTTCTATGCATCTAGAAACAGTGGTTTAGAGATTTTCTATGCATCAAGAAACAATGATTTGGAGATTTTCTATGCATCTAGAAACAGTGATTTAGAGATTTTCTATGCATCTGGAAACACTGAGTTGGAGGTTTTCTATGCATCTAGAAACAGTGGTTTACAGATTTTCTATGCATCAAGAAACACTGATTTAGAGATTTTCTATGCATCTAGAAACAGTGATTTAGAGATTTTCTGTGCATCTAGAAACAGTGATTTAGAGATTTTCTATGCATCTAGAAACACTGATTTTGAGATTTTCTATGCATCTAGAAACAGTGGTTTAGAGATTTTCTATGCATCTAAAAACACTGATTTGGAGATTTTCTACGCATCTAGAAACAGTTATTTAGAGATTTTCTATGCATCTAGAAACAGTGATTTAGAGATTTTCTATGCATCTTGA